From a region of the Bradyrhizobium diazoefficiens genome:
- a CDS encoding MFS transporter, protein MNSPRRVISFVNAGHFIDHYSMLIFAAAVIIMGPALGMAYSELLPYATPGFVAFGAGSLLTGWLGDRWSRRHMMLIFFVGIGLSMIAVGFVQTPAQLGTALLAIGVFASIYHPVGTAMIVSYADRLGREMGINGVWGNLGVASSALVTGVIGQYLGWRSAFIVPGVVTILIGVAFAMLVVHEDRKGARQAAAQARVAKQDMWRVVLSLLIVVIAISTTFNAVTVALPKLFAERLADLTRSPALLGVIAACVYVFGAMTQYTIGRLLDRYSLKTVALPLSFLLAPFLYLAASLNNLPLILVSIGIVMGAFGQVTVNDAMVGKYTSEEWRSRAYAVRYFIGFTAAGASVGLVAWLYEQGGFVTMLHAFAALCLLAIAAAIILPREIRTPAAV, encoded by the coding sequence ATGAACAGCCCCCGCCGGGTGATCAGTTTCGTCAACGCAGGCCATTTCATCGACCATTATTCGATGCTGATCTTCGCCGCCGCCGTGATCATCATGGGCCCGGCGCTCGGCATGGCCTATTCGGAACTTTTGCCTTACGCGACGCCGGGCTTCGTTGCCTTTGGTGCCGGCTCCCTGCTCACCGGCTGGCTCGGGGACCGCTGGAGCCGCCGCCACATGATGCTGATCTTCTTCGTCGGCATTGGCCTGTCCATGATCGCGGTCGGCTTCGTGCAGACCCCGGCGCAGCTCGGCACGGCGCTGTTGGCGATCGGCGTCTTCGCTTCGATCTACCACCCCGTCGGCACTGCGATGATCGTGTCCTATGCCGACCGGCTCGGCCGCGAGATGGGGATCAACGGCGTCTGGGGCAATCTCGGCGTGGCTTCCTCGGCGCTCGTCACCGGCGTGATCGGCCAATATCTCGGCTGGCGTTCTGCCTTCATCGTCCCGGGCGTGGTCACGATCCTGATCGGCGTCGCCTTTGCGATGTTGGTCGTGCACGAGGACCGCAAGGGCGCCAGGCAGGCGGCGGCGCAGGCGCGCGTCGCCAAGCAGGACATGTGGCGCGTGGTGCTGTCGCTGCTGATCGTGGTGATCGCGATCTCCACGACGTTCAATGCCGTCACTGTGGCGCTGCCGAAGCTGTTCGCCGAACGGCTCGCGGACCTGACCAGGAGCCCGGCGCTGCTCGGCGTCATCGCGGCCTGCGTCTACGTGTTCGGCGCGATGACGCAGTATACGATCGGCCGGCTGCTCGACCGCTATTCGCTGAAGACCGTGGCGCTGCCGCTGTCCTTCCTGCTGGCGCCGTTCCTCTATCTCGCCGCCAGCCTGAACAATCTGCCGCTGATCCTAGTCTCGATCGGCATCGTCATGGGCGCGTTCGGGCAGGTCACGGTGAACGATGCCATGGTCGGCAAGTACACCAGCGAGGAATGGCGCTCGCGCGCCTACGCCGTGCGCTATTTCATCGGCTTCACCGCGGCGGGCGCCTCGGTCGGCCTGGTGGCCTGGCTCTACGAGCAGGGTGGCTTTGTCACCATGCTGCACGCCTTTGCCGCGCTCTGCCTGCTCGCAATCGCCGCCGCAATCATCCTGCCGCGCGAGATCAGGACGCCGGCGGCTGTTTGA
- a CDS encoding alkaline phosphatase family protein gives MKTRLLTTAAIFAAASALACTLPVLADDFGRDLDRGGDKGHHRQNIHTETPIKHLVIVFNENRSFDHYFATYPNAGNPSGSIRFVPKPHTPKVNNLANADLLVNNPNNNPANGEGATDPFRLDRTQANTASQNHAYTAEQQAYDNGKADLFPKYTGRGTSGGVGAFGTTGQVMGYFDGNTVTALWNYAQHFSMNDNAYTDTFGPSTVGALNVISGQTNGAVAVLGNAATQIIPDGQGGLTVIGDPGPAYDRCSTPGYTTQVTMNGKNIGDLLNDAGVSWGSFMGGFDLSVTNTNGTTDCARSTFSTVTGAAKADYVPHHAWFQYYKSTANWTHARPSSVDAVGHTYQKDGKTLDPANHGYDLEDFYAAVKAGNFPAVSYVKLPAYQDGHAGYSDPLDEQQGTVELINFLQKQPDWRETAVIVTYDDSDGWYDHAYAKPTSASYDPTADQLNGSGQCGLGVTKQPQLNGVGGKPVNGRCGPATRVPFIVISPYAKTNFVSHTAISQASVVRFIEDNWLKGKRLGGGSFDASSGSIMDLFDFDHDHSHDFRTDALFLDPTSGTVITSPPDEHHHH, from the coding sequence ATGAAAACGAGACTTCTGACGACGGCTGCGATTTTCGCGGCCGCGAGCGCACTCGCATGCACTCTTCCCGTCCTCGCGGACGATTTCGGTCGGGACCTCGATCGCGGCGGGGACAAGGGTCACCATCGGCAAAACATTCACACCGAGACGCCGATCAAGCACCTCGTGATCGTCTTCAACGAGAACCGCTCGTTCGATCATTACTTCGCGACCTATCCGAATGCCGGCAATCCCTCGGGCTCGATCCGCTTCGTGCCGAAGCCGCATACGCCGAAGGTGAACAATCTCGCCAACGCGGACCTCTTGGTGAACAACCCGAACAACAACCCGGCCAACGGCGAGGGCGCGACAGATCCGTTCCGTCTCGACCGCACGCAGGCCAACACCGCGTCGCAGAACCACGCCTATACCGCGGAACAACAGGCCTATGATAACGGCAAGGCTGATTTGTTCCCGAAATATACCGGCCGCGGCACGTCGGGCGGCGTCGGCGCGTTCGGCACCACCGGCCAGGTCATGGGCTATTTCGACGGCAACACCGTCACCGCGCTCTGGAACTACGCGCAGCACTTTTCGATGAACGACAACGCCTACACCGACACCTTTGGTCCGTCGACGGTCGGCGCGCTGAATGTGATTTCGGGCCAGACCAATGGCGCGGTGGCGGTGCTCGGCAATGCAGCAACGCAAATCATCCCGGACGGCCAGGGCGGCCTCACGGTGATCGGCGACCCCGGTCCGGCCTATGACCGTTGCAGCACCCCGGGCTATACGACGCAGGTCACGATGAACGGCAAGAACATTGGCGATCTGCTCAACGATGCCGGCGTCAGTTGGGGTTCGTTCATGGGCGGCTTCGATCTTTCCGTGACAAACACTAACGGCACGACCGACTGTGCACGCAGCACGTTCTCGACCGTCACCGGCGCCGCCAAGGCGGACTATGTTCCGCATCACGCCTGGTTTCAGTACTACAAGTCGACCGCCAATTGGACCCATGCGCGGCCGAGCTCGGTCGATGCGGTCGGCCACACCTACCAGAAGGACGGCAAGACCCTCGATCCCGCCAATCACGGCTACGATCTCGAGGATTTCTATGCGGCCGTGAAGGCAGGCAATTTCCCGGCGGTGTCCTACGTCAAGTTGCCGGCCTATCAGGATGGCCACGCCGGCTATTCTGATCCTCTCGACGAGCAGCAGGGAACGGTCGAGCTGATCAATTTCCTCCAGAAGCAGCCCGACTGGCGTGAGACGGCCGTCATCGTCACCTACGACGACTCCGACGGCTGGTATGATCACGCTTACGCCAAGCCGACCAGCGCCTCCTACGATCCGACCGCCGATCAGCTCAACGGCTCCGGCCAGTGCGGTCTCGGCGTCACCAAGCAGCCTCAACTGAACGGCGTCGGCGGCAAGCCGGTGAACGGCCGTTGCGGTCCCGCCACCCGCGTGCCCTTCATCGTGATCTCGCCCTACGCCAAGACCAACTTCGTCAGCCACACCGCCATCTCGCAGGCTTCGGTGGTGCGGTTCATCGAAGACAACTGGCTGAAGGGCAAGCGTCTCGGCGGCGGCTCGTTCGACGCCAGCAGCGGATCGATCATGGACTTGTTCGACTTCGATCATGACCACAGCCATGACTTCCGGACCGATGCGCTGTTCCTCGATCCGACTTCCGGCACAGTGATCACCAGCCCGCCGGACGAACACCACCACCACTAG
- a CDS encoding helix-turn-helix transcriptional regulator has product MTVVETPILREVRGNHRSPAGVHLVARDYPKGMRIDPHLHREAQLIYAAKGTMQVTTPGGRWLVPPDRAVWVPAGLEHAIDLLADIEMRTLYFDLPWLKCEKRYEGLTREFVVRVSPLLNQAILALFDARNTEERTELLVRLVMLELHQAEDSATFVPLPREVRCRRAAMIVLDDPTGLHDIDTLAREVGTSARTLSRLFSTETQLSFKSWCQRARIAAAIQLLSTDASVSVKQLATQLGYASVPAFSAAFRQVTGRTPTEFAGKA; this is encoded by the coding sequence ATGACTGTCGTCGAAACGCCAATCCTCCGGGAGGTCCGGGGCAACCATCGCTCGCCCGCGGGCGTGCATCTGGTCGCGCGCGACTATCCCAAGGGCATGCGGATCGATCCGCACCTGCACCGCGAGGCGCAGCTGATCTATGCGGCGAAGGGCACGATGCAGGTGACGACGCCCGGGGGGCGCTGGCTGGTGCCGCCGGACCGGGCGGTGTGGGTCCCGGCCGGGCTCGAGCACGCCATCGATCTGCTTGCCGACATCGAGATGCGCACGCTGTACTTCGACCTGCCCTGGCTGAAATGCGAAAAGCGCTATGAGGGACTGACCAGGGAGTTCGTGGTGCGGGTCTCGCCGCTGCTCAACCAGGCGATCCTCGCCTTGTTCGACGCCCGCAACACCGAGGAGCGCACCGAGCTGCTGGTTCGCCTCGTCATGCTGGAATTGCACCAGGCCGAGGATTCCGCGACCTTCGTACCGCTGCCGCGCGAAGTGCGCTGCCGGCGCGCCGCGATGATCGTGCTGGACGATCCCACCGGCCTGCACGACATCGACACGCTGGCGCGCGAGGTCGGAACGTCCGCGCGCACGCTGTCGCGGCTGTTCTCGACGGAGACGCAACTGAGCTTCAAGAGCTGGTGCCAACGCGCCCGCATCGCGGCAGCCATTCAGCTTCTGTCGACCGATGCCAGCGTGTCGGTGAAGCAGCTCGCGACCCAACTCGGCTATGCCAGCGTGCCGGCTTTCTCGGCCGCGTTCCGCCAGGTGACAGGGCGGACGCCGACGGAGTTTGCGGGGAAGGCGTAG
- a CDS encoding cation:proton antiporter has translation MPRRLLQPVGLVSAALVLTTSAAGAEGGQSAGPSEFLLVAQIALLIAVGRGLGELMQRVGQPSVIGELLAGILLGPSLFGWVWPEAQHAIFPKTPEQKAMIDGIAQFGILLLLLLTGMETDLKLVRKVGKAAITISIAGILVPFACGFALGEFLPDALLPNPQARLVASLFMGTALSISSVKIVAVVVREMNFMRRNVGQIIVATAVIDDTIGWVIIAVIFSLASQGTLDVASVAKAVLGTLAFLAVSFTIGRRLVFQLIRRANDNLVSAAPVTTVILLLMSVMALITHLIGVHTVLGAFVAGILVGESPILTRQIDERLRGLISGFFMPVFFGLAGLSADLSVLRDPNLLMLTGLLVVIASVGKFGGAFVGGTVGGLSTRESLALASGMNARGSTEVIIATIGLSIGVLSQNLFTMIVTMAIVTTMAMPPMLRAALARLPMNKEEKERLEREEFEKRGFVANLERPLLAVDESVNATFAAHIAGLIAGMRGLPITVLHIGMRAKEQEKGRGEEESHEAVVKRAAEAVSANNDEDAGSVDVVTRARRVELGETIADEARKGFDLLVVGVDKVTVSKDRFDRKIDDIAAEFEGPLAIVVAKGKHLKQPMPDALNILVPVSGSGISKRGAEIAVALAQAGSGSLRVIYVATTRDKGAQRGASRGLGQEAGILKDASDLAARYDVDITTTLRVNRAPEAAILREIDTTDVDLVVMGVDRIQAHHLSFGGVADAVLRQSKVSVLLVSSGEARQAPAEKA, from the coding sequence ATGCCCAGGCGCCTGCTTCAACCGGTCGGCCTTGTCTCTGCGGCGCTTGTCCTCACCACCTCCGCGGCCGGCGCCGAGGGCGGTCAATCGGCCGGCCCGTCCGAATTCCTGCTGGTGGCGCAGATCGCGCTGCTGATCGCCGTCGGCCGCGGTCTCGGCGAGCTCATGCAGCGGGTTGGCCAGCCCTCGGTGATCGGCGAACTGCTCGCCGGCATCCTGCTCGGGCCGTCGCTGTTCGGCTGGGTCTGGCCGGAGGCGCAGCATGCGATCTTCCCCAAGACGCCCGAGCAGAAGGCGATGATCGACGGCATTGCCCAGTTCGGCATCCTGCTGCTGCTGCTTCTCACCGGCATGGAGACGGACCTCAAGTTGGTCCGGAAGGTCGGCAAGGCCGCGATCACAATCTCGATTGCCGGCATCCTCGTGCCCTTTGCCTGCGGCTTCGCGCTCGGGGAGTTCCTGCCAGACGCGCTGCTGCCCAATCCGCAAGCGCGCCTGGTCGCTTCGCTGTTCATGGGCACGGCGCTGTCGATCTCCTCGGTGAAGATCGTAGCCGTCGTCGTGCGCGAGATGAATTTCATGCGCCGCAATGTCGGCCAGATCATCGTCGCGACTGCCGTCATCGACGACACCATCGGCTGGGTCATCATCGCCGTCATCTTCAGCCTCGCCTCGCAAGGAACGCTCGACGTCGCCTCGGTGGCGAAAGCCGTGCTGGGAACGCTCGCCTTCCTCGCCGTCAGCTTCACCATCGGGCGCCGACTGGTGTTTCAGCTCATCCGGCGGGCCAACGACAACCTCGTCAGCGCGGCGCCCGTCACCACGGTGATCCTGCTGTTGATGAGCGTCATGGCGCTGATCACGCATCTGATCGGTGTGCATACCGTGCTCGGCGCCTTCGTCGCCGGCATCCTGGTCGGGGAATCACCGATCCTGACGCGGCAGATCGACGAGCGTTTGCGCGGGCTGATCTCCGGCTTCTTCATGCCGGTGTTCTTTGGCCTCGCGGGCCTCAGCGCCGATCTCTCGGTGCTCCGCGATCCCAATCTCCTGATGCTCACCGGCCTCCTGGTCGTGATCGCCAGCGTCGGCAAGTTCGGCGGCGCCTTCGTCGGCGGCACCGTGGGCGGCCTCAGCACCCGGGAGTCGCTCGCGCTCGCGAGCGGCATGAATGCCCGCGGTTCAACCGAGGTGATCATCGCGACCATCGGCCTCTCCATCGGCGTGCTGAGCCAGAACCTGTTCACGATGATCGTGACCATGGCCATCGTGACCACGATGGCGATGCCGCCGATGTTGCGCGCGGCGCTGGCCAGGCTGCCGATGAACAAGGAGGAGAAGGAGCGGCTGGAGCGCGAAGAGTTCGAGAAGCGCGGCTTCGTCGCCAATCTCGAGCGCCCATTGCTTGCGGTGGACGAAAGCGTCAACGCGACCTTTGCCGCCCACATCGCGGGCCTGATCGCGGGCATGCGCGGCCTGCCGATCACCGTGCTGCATATCGGCATGCGGGCTAAGGAGCAGGAGAAAGGCCGCGGCGAGGAAGAGAGCCACGAAGCCGTGGTGAAGAGGGCCGCCGAGGCGGTGTCCGCCAACAACGACGAAGACGCCGGCAGCGTCGATGTCGTCACCCGCGCAAGGCGCGTGGAGCTCGGCGAGACCATCGCCGACGAGGCGCGCAAGGGCTTCGATCTCCTGGTCGTCGGTGTCGACAAGGTCACCGTGAGCAAGGACCGCTTCGATCGCAAGATCGACGATATCGCCGCGGAATTCGAAGGGCCGCTTGCGATCGTCGTGGCCAAGGGCAAGCATCTGAAGCAGCCGATGCCCGACGCGCTCAACATCCTCGTTCCGGTCTCCGGCAGCGGGATCTCCAAGCGCGGCGCCGAGATTGCGGTCGCGCTGGCGCAGGCCGGATCAGGCTCGCTCCGGGTGATCTATGTCGCGACGACGCGCGACAAGGGCGCGCAGCGCGGTGCCTCCCGCGGCCTCGGCCAGGAGGCTGGTATCCTCAAGGACGCCAGCGATCTCGCCGCCCGCTACGACGTCGACATCACCACCACGCTGCGGGTGAACCGGGCGCCGGAGGCCGCGATCCTGCGCGAGATCGACACCACCGATGTCGATCTCGTCGTCATGGGCGTCGACCGCATCCAGGCCCATCATCTGTCCTTCGGTGGCGTCGCCGACGCGGTGCTGCGGCAGTCCAAGGTTTCGGTGCTGCTGGTGTCGAGCGGCGAGGCGCGGCAGGCTCCGGCGGAGAAGGCCTGA
- a CDS encoding TRAP transporter large permease — protein sequence MSHGTILLTMIVLFLVFGYMGVPVAFALMAGVLAACMMTPISIQSMIGQMFHGIDSEILLAVPFFLLVGELMTSADVTNRMIRLAQAMVGHMRGGLAQVVTLFSMFFAGVSGSSTADVAVLSRTVAPEMAKEGYDRAFTAALIACASTMANLIPPSIMAVVYGATGNVSIGGLFLAGIVPGVLIGLGLMVYSYFFGPAGMRKPRASMSELYLAAKGSTLPMMTPLIIMGGILTGWFTPTEAGMIASVYILVVLIPFLARGHIRHLPRDFVYTGLLYAIPLALVAAASAFGWMLAYLRGPDIIAGWIELYAGTDSRIIMLLLVLVFIIIGDFMDAVPAIIIFMPVVIKLNEIGDIKPLHMGVVIITTLVFGLITPPYGLSLLVSSKFVGVPFSRAMYASLPIYMVFFFAIGATVLFPDLVLYLPKLLLPESIGCFKGPAGAYICPP from the coding sequence ATGAGCCACGGCACAATCCTTCTGACGATGATCGTGTTGTTTCTGGTGTTCGGCTACATGGGTGTGCCGGTGGCCTTCGCCTTGATGGCAGGTGTGCTGGCGGCCTGCATGATGACGCCGATCAGCATCCAGTCGATGATCGGCCAGATGTTTCACGGCATCGATAGCGAAATTCTTCTCGCGGTGCCGTTCTTCCTTTTGGTCGGCGAATTGATGACCTCGGCTGATGTCACCAACCGGATGATCCGGTTGGCGCAGGCAATGGTTGGGCACATGCGAGGCGGGCTCGCCCAGGTCGTCACGCTGTTCAGCATGTTCTTTGCAGGCGTGTCCGGCTCTTCGACCGCAGACGTCGCGGTGCTCAGTCGCACGGTTGCGCCGGAAATGGCCAAAGAAGGCTATGACCGCGCTTTCACGGCGGCCTTGATTGCCTGCGCCTCGACGATGGCCAACCTCATTCCGCCGAGCATCATGGCGGTGGTCTATGGCGCTACCGGGAACGTCTCGATCGGCGGCCTGTTTCTGGCCGGCATCGTGCCGGGCGTGCTGATCGGCCTTGGCTTGATGGTCTATTCGTATTTCTTCGGTCCGGCGGGCATGCGCAAGCCGCGCGCCTCAATGAGCGAACTTTACCTGGCCGCCAAAGGCTCAACCCTGCCGATGATGACCCCGCTTATCATCATGGGCGGAATTCTGACGGGCTGGTTCACGCCGACCGAAGCCGGCATGATCGCGTCCGTCTACATTCTCGTCGTTCTGATTCCGTTTCTGGCGCGCGGTCACATCCGGCATCTGCCCCGCGATTTCGTCTACACAGGTTTGCTGTATGCCATTCCGCTGGCGCTGGTGGCGGCGGCGTCCGCCTTTGGCTGGATGCTGGCTTACCTGCGCGGGCCCGATATCATCGCCGGCTGGATCGAGCTTTACGCTGGCACCGACAGCCGTATCATCATGCTACTGCTGGTACTGGTATTCATCATCATCGGCGATTTCATGGACGCAGTTCCGGCGATCATCATCTTTATGCCGGTCGTCATCAAGCTCAACGAGATTGGTGACATCAAACCGCTGCACATGGGTGTCGTGATCATTACCACGTTGGTGTTCGGGCTGATTACGCCGCCATACGGCCTGTCGCTTCTCGTGTCGTCGAAATTCGTCGGCGTACCGTTCTCGCGCGCCATGTATGCGTCGCTGCCGATTTATATGGTATTCTTCTTCGCGATCGGCGCCACGGTGCTATTCCCTGACCTGGTACTGTATCTGCCGAAGCTGCTACTGCCGGAATCGATCGGCTGCTTCAAGGGCCCGGCTGGAGCCTATATCTGCCCGCCATAG
- a CDS encoding cytochrome c peroxidase: MHSRTLWLLGAGLLTLAGAVFAAEAQGLADASAVGVNPNPVHLYRPTVAPLSAMALLGKEIFYDASLSSSGALSCGSCHSPDHAYGPPNDGPVMLGGANLSRQGARAVPSLTYLERQPNFSIGPDKGDDDNVIDLAQMAALGQQTARTTKTAGGTGGSANIVPQGGLFWDGRADTLQDQALFPLLDPNEMDGGSAEIVAAKLRRAPYVQRFVELFGAGVLRNQRLLIAEAMFAVARYQVEEVSFHPYTSKYDYWLEGKARLSESELRGLQVFNDPDKANCAGCHTSAPTRDGLPPLFTDHQYEALGAPRNAALANNGDPNYSDLGVCGPHRTDLPEQTQYCGMFLTPTLRNTATRHAFFHNGVFRSLEQLLDFYNFRDTNPDKVFPRAADGAVRKYDDLPQKYHVNVDVSDPPFDRHPGDKPAMTEQDEADIIAFLKTLTDGYKPEP; the protein is encoded by the coding sequence ATGCACAGCCGCACTTTGTGGCTCCTCGGCGCCGGCCTGCTCACGCTGGCCGGCGCCGTCTTTGCAGCCGAGGCGCAAGGGCTCGCGGATGCGAGTGCCGTAGGCGTGAATCCGAACCCGGTTCATCTCTATCGCCCGACGGTCGCGCCGCTCTCGGCCATGGCGCTGCTCGGCAAAGAGATTTTCTACGACGCATCGCTGTCGTCCTCCGGCGCGCTGTCCTGCGGGTCCTGTCATAGCCCGGATCACGCTTATGGCCCGCCCAATGACGGCCCGGTCATGCTCGGCGGCGCCAACCTGTCGCGGCAAGGCGCACGTGCGGTGCCGTCGCTGACTTATCTGGAGCGTCAGCCGAATTTCAGCATCGGTCCCGACAAGGGTGACGACGACAACGTCATCGACCTCGCGCAGATGGCCGCGCTCGGCCAGCAGACCGCGCGCACGACCAAGACCGCGGGTGGCACCGGCGGGTCTGCGAACATCGTGCCGCAGGGCGGCCTGTTCTGGGACGGCCGCGCCGACACGTTGCAGGATCAGGCGCTGTTCCCGCTACTCGACCCCAACGAGATGGATGGCGGCAGCGCCGAGATCGTCGCAGCCAAGCTGCGCCGTGCGCCTTATGTGCAGCGCTTCGTCGAGCTGTTCGGCGCCGGCGTGCTCAGGAATCAGCGGCTCCTGATCGCGGAGGCGATGTTTGCGGTGGCGCGCTACCAGGTGGAGGAGGTCAGCTTCCATCCCTACACCAGCAAGTACGATTACTGGCTCGAAGGCAAGGCGCGGCTGTCCGAGAGCGAGCTGCGCGGCCTGCAAGTGTTCAACGATCCCGACAAGGCCAATTGCGCCGGATGCCATACCTCCGCGCCGACCCGCGACGGCCTGCCGCCGCTGTTCACGGATCATCAGTACGAAGCCCTCGGCGCGCCGCGCAATGCCGCGCTCGCCAATAATGGCGATCCCAACTATTCCGACCTCGGCGTCTGCGGCCCGCATCGCACCGACCTCCCGGAGCAGACGCAATATTGCGGCATGTTCCTGACGCCGACGCTGCGCAACACGGCAACCCGTCACGCCTTCTTCCACAACGGCGTCTTCCGCAGCCTCGAACAACTGCTCGACTTCTACAATTTCCGCGACACCAATCCGGACAAGGTGTTTCCGCGTGCAGCCGACGGCGCGGTGCGGAAATACGACGATTTGCCGCAAAAATATCACGTCAATGTCGACGTCAGCGATCCGCCGTTCGATCGCCACCCCGGCGACAAGCCGGCGATGACGGAGCAGGACGAGGCCGACATCATCGCCTTCCTGAAGACGCTGACGGACGGCTACAAGCCGGAGCCTTGA